Proteins encoded together in one Gammaproteobacteria bacterium window:
- a CDS encoding CbbQ/NirQ/NorQ/GpvN family protein yields the protein MSDKNIDQYKIEQEPFYKAVANEIDLYEAAYQARMPVMLKGPTGCGKSRFVEYMAYKLGRPLITVACNEDMTASDLVGRFLLDASGTRWQDGPLTIAARIGAICYLDEVVEARQDTTVVIHPLTDHRRTLPLEKKGELVAAHEDFQLVISYNPGYQNLMKDLKQSTKQRFGALDFDYPSAEVETEIVAHETGIDAETAGKLVQIAHRARNLKGHGLDEGISTRLLVYAGQLINKGIDAQAACAMTLVRPITDDPDMRDTLDAAVGTYF from the coding sequence ATGAGTGATAAGAACATCGACCAGTACAAGATTGAGCAGGAGCCTTTCTACAAGGCCGTTGCCAACGAGATCGATCTTTATGAGGCCGCTTACCAGGCCCGCATGCCCGTCATGCTGAAAGGCCCGACTGGCTGCGGCAAGTCGCGCTTCGTCGAATACATGGCGTACAAGCTGGGACGCCCCCTGATCACCGTGGCCTGTAACGAGGACATGACTGCTTCCGATCTGGTGGGTCGCTTCCTGCTCGACGCCAGTGGTACGCGCTGGCAGGATGGCCCGCTGACCATCGCCGCGCGCATTGGCGCCATCTGCTACCTGGATGAGGTGGTCGAGGCACGCCAGGACACCACGGTGGTGATCCATCCGCTGACCGACCACCGCCGCACCCTGCCGCTCGAGAAAAAGGGCGAGCTGGTTGCCGCACACGAGGACTTCCAGCTGGTGATCTCCTACAACCCCGGTTATCAGAACCTGATGAAGGACCTGAAGCAGTCGACCAAGCAGCGTTTCGGCGCCCTGGACTTCGACTATCCCTCGGCCGAGGTCGAGACCGAGATCGTCGCCCACGAAACCGGGATCGATGCGGAGACCGCGGGCAAGCTGGTGCAGATCGCGCACCGTGCGCGCAACCTCAAGGGGCACGGTCTGGACGAGGGTATCTCCACCCGTCTGCTGGTCTACGCAGGGCAACTTATCAACAAGGGCATCGATGCCCAGGCTGCCTGTGCCATGACCCTGGTCCGTCCGATTACCGATGACCCGGACATGCGCGATACGCTGGACGCGGCGGTCGGCACCTACTTCTGA
- a CDS encoding ribulose bisphosphate carboxylase small subunit — MSEMQDYKSSLTDESSRKFETFSYLPAMDSEQIRKQVEYIVSKGWNPAIEHTEPENSFDHYWYMWKLPMFGETDVDKILAEAEACHKAHPNNHVRLVGYDNFAQSQGAAMVIYRGKAA; from the coding sequence ATGAGCGAGATGCAAGATTACAAGTCGAGCTTGACCGATGAGTCCAGCCGCAAGTTCGAGACCTTCTCGTACCTGCCGGCCATGGACAGCGAGCAGATTCGCAAGCAGGTCGAGTACATCGTCAGCAAGGGCTGGAACCCGGCCATCGAACACACCGAGCCGGAAAATTCCTTCGACCATTACTGGTACATGTGGAAGCTGCCCATGTTCGGTGAGACCGACGTCGATAAGATCCTGGCCGAAGCCGAAGCCTGCCACAAGGCGCACCCGAACAATCACGTGCGTCTGGTCGGTTACGATAACTTCGCGCAGTCCCAGGGCGCCGCGATGGTCATCTACCGCGGCAAGGCCGCTTAA
- a CDS encoding methyltransferase yields MRPLAEYVSKLKRDIVFEATLNGRAFRFRSTWGLFSPREIDEGSRLLLRHIEVAPDADCLDLGCGYGPIGLTLASMAPQGRTLLADKDFVAVEYARRNIEANRLENCEAQLSNGFAQLGERRFDLVASNIPAKVGRELLYILLYDAWHHLNPGGRFYVVTITGLREFFARAMREVFGNYDKVKQGRQYTVACAVRDPRAEKPGAVSEG; encoded by the coding sequence ATGCGTCCGTTGGCGGAGTACGTCTCCAAACTAAAGCGGGACATCGTCTTCGAAGCGACGCTGAATGGTCGAGCGTTCCGCTTTCGCAGCACCTGGGGACTGTTCTCGCCGCGAGAAATCGACGAAGGCAGCCGCCTGCTGTTGCGGCATATCGAGGTGGCGCCCGATGCGGACTGCCTCGATCTGGGCTGCGGCTACGGGCCGATCGGCCTGACGCTGGCGAGTATGGCGCCGCAGGGGCGCACGCTGCTGGCGGACAAGGATTTCGTGGCCGTGGAATACGCGCGCCGAAACATCGAGGCGAACCGGCTGGAAAACTGCGAGGCGCAACTCAGCAACGGCTTCGCACAACTGGGTGAGCGGCGTTTCGATCTGGTGGCCTCGAACATTCCGGCCAAGGTCGGGCGGGAACTGCTCTACATCCTGTTGTATGACGCCTGGCATCACCTCAACCCCGGTGGACGTTTCTACGTGGTCACGATCACCGGCTTGAGAGAATTCTTCGCCCGCGCCATGCGCGAAGTGTTCGGCAATTACGACAAGGTCAAGCAGGGCAGGCAGTACACGGTTGCCTGTGCCGTGCGTGACCCCCGGGCCGAAAAGCCCGGTGCCGTAAGCGAGGGTTAG
- a CDS encoding 5-(carboxyamino)imidazole ribonucleotide synthase, whose translation MSSAGPILPGATLGILGGGQLGRMFTVAARTLGYHVVVLDPDADSPAGRMADEHLHAAYTDTWALDQLAATCAAITTEFENIPAAVMERLAQSVPVRPSATALSKTQNRIHEKTFIQQTGLATAPFHAVESEVDLEQAFAAVGAPAILKRASLGYDGKGQVGVDSLATLQQGFADLGGVPCVLERRVQLEREVSVVLARNCHGESRCYPVAENRHVGGILHTSIVPARVPEALANQAQVMAVQLADALDYCGVLAVEFFVVDGQLLVNELAPRPHNSGHYTLDACVTSQFEQQVRMVCGLPFGDTRLLSPVVMVNLLGDLWGATQPDWLALLSDASAKLHLYGKREARPGRKMGHFCVLDTNVDDALTRADALFSQLAG comes from the coding sequence ATGAGCTCGGCGGGTCCTATCCTGCCGGGCGCCACGCTCGGCATCCTGGGTGGCGGGCAGTTGGGCCGCATGTTTACGGTCGCGGCCCGTACCCTGGGTTATCACGTGGTCGTGCTCGATCCCGACGCCGACAGTCCGGCGGGACGCATGGCGGACGAACACCTGCACGCCGCCTATACCGATACCTGGGCGCTGGATCAGCTGGCCGCCACGTGTGCGGCGATTACCACTGAGTTCGAAAACATCCCCGCCGCCGTGATGGAGCGGCTGGCGCAAAGCGTTCCGGTGCGTCCGTCCGCGACGGCGCTGTCCAAGACCCAGAACCGCATTCACGAAAAGACCTTCATCCAGCAGACCGGACTGGCGACGGCCCCGTTTCATGCCGTCGAGAGCGAGGTGGACCTGGAGCAGGCCTTCGCCGCCGTCGGGGCACCCGCCATTCTCAAGCGCGCTTCACTGGGCTACGACGGCAAAGGGCAGGTCGGCGTCGACAGTCTGGCGACATTACAGCAGGGCTTTGCCGACCTGGGGGGCGTGCCCTGCGTGCTGGAGCGGCGCGTCCAACTCGAACGCGAGGTCTCGGTGGTGCTGGCGCGCAACTGCCACGGCGAGTCGCGCTGTTACCCGGTGGCCGAGAATCGCCATGTGGGGGGCATTCTGCACACCAGTATCGTGCCCGCCCGGGTGCCCGAGGCGCTGGCGAATCAGGCGCAGGTCATGGCGGTGCAACTGGCGGACGCTTTGGATTACTGCGGTGTGCTGGCGGTGGAGTTTTTTGTCGTCGACGGGCAGTTGCTGGTGAACGAGCTGGCGCCCCGGCCACACAACAGCGGTCACTACACCCTCGATGCCTGCGTCACCTCCCAGTTCGAGCAGCAGGTGCGCATGGTCTGCGGCCTGCCGTTCGGCGATACCCGCCTGCTGTCGCCGGTCGTGATGGTCAACCTGCTGGGAGATTTGTGGGGCGCGACACAGCCGGACTGGCTGGCCCTGCTCAGCGATGCCAGCGCCAAGCTGCATCTCTACGGCAAGCGCGAGGCCCGTCCGGGCCGCAAGATGGGGCATTTCTGCGTCCTGGACACCAACGTGGACGATGCCCTGACGCGGGCCGACGCCCTGTTCAGCCAACTCGCGGGCTAA
- a CDS encoding form I ribulose bisphosphate carboxylase large subunit, with amino-acid sequence MAVKSYSAGVKEYRETYWMPDYTPKETDLLACFKITPQPGVPREEAAAAVAAESSTGTWTTVWTDLLTDLDYYKGRAYAIEDVPGDDTCFYAFIAYPIDLFEEGSVVNVFTSLVGNVFGFKAVRALRLEDVRFPIAYVMTCNGPPHGIQVERDIMNKYGRPMLGCTIKPKLGLSAKNYGRAVYECLRGGLDFTKDDENVNSQPFMRWRQRFDFVMEAIDKAERETGERKGHYLNVTAPTPDEMFKRAEYAKEIGAPIIMHDYITGGFCANTGLAQWCQDNGVLLHIHRAMHAVLDRNPHHGIHFRVLTKILRLSGGDHLHTGTVVGKLEGDRESTLGWIDLLRESYVKEDRSRGIFFDQDWGSMPGAFAVASGGIHVWHMPALVTIFGDDSVLQFGGGTLGHPWGNAAGAAANRVALEACVEARNQGRQLEKEGKEILTEAAKSSPELKAAMETWKEIKFEFDTVDKLDVAHK; translated from the coding sequence ATGGCAGTGAAGAGCTACAGCGCGGGTGTTAAAGAATACCGCGAAACGTACTGGATGCCCGATTACACGCCCAAGGAAACCGATCTCCTGGCGTGCTTCAAGATCACCCCGCAGCCGGGTGTGCCGCGTGAAGAGGCCGCGGCCGCGGTGGCCGCCGAGTCTTCGACCGGTACCTGGACCACGGTGTGGACCGACCTGCTGACCGATCTGGACTACTACAAGGGCCGTGCCTATGCCATCGAGGACGTGCCCGGCGACGACACCTGCTTCTATGCCTTCATCGCCTACCCGATCGACCTGTTCGAGGAAGGCTCCGTCGTCAACGTGTTCACCTCGCTGGTGGGTAACGTGTTCGGTTTCAAGGCCGTGCGCGCCCTGCGTCTGGAAGACGTGCGCTTCCCCATCGCTTATGTGATGACCTGTAACGGTCCGCCGCACGGCATCCAGGTCGAGCGCGACATCATGAACAAGTACGGCCGTCCGATGCTGGGCTGCACCATCAAGCCCAAGCTGGGCCTGTCGGCCAAGAACTACGGCCGCGCCGTGTACGAGTGCCTGCGCGGCGGCCTGGACTTCACCAAGGACGATGAGAACGTCAACTCCCAGCCGTTCATGCGCTGGCGTCAGCGTTTCGACTTCGTCATGGAGGCCATCGACAAGGCCGAGCGCGAGACCGGCGAGCGCAAGGGTCACTACCTGAACGTCACTGCGCCGACCCCGGACGAGATGTTCAAGCGCGCCGAGTACGCCAAGGAGATCGGTGCCCCGATCATCATGCACGACTACATCACCGGTGGCTTCTGCGCCAACACCGGTCTGGCCCAGTGGTGTCAGGACAACGGAGTGCTGCTGCATATCCACCGCGCCATGCACGCCGTGCTCGACCGCAACCCGCACCACGGTATCCACTTCCGTGTGCTGACCAAGATCCTGCGTCTGTCCGGCGGTGACCACCTGCACACCGGCACCGTGGTCGGCAAGCTCGAGGGCGACCGCGAGTCCACTCTGGGCTGGATCGACCTGCTGCGCGAGTCCTACGTCAAGGAAGACCGCAGCCGCGGCATCTTCTTCGATCAGGACTGGGGTTCCATGCCCGGCGCCTTCGCCGTCGCCTCCGGTGGCATCCACGTCTGGCACATGCCTGCGCTGGTCACCATCTTCGGTGATGACTCGGTGCTCCAGTTCGGCGGCGGTACCCTGGGCCACCCCTGGGGCAACGCGGCCGGCGCCGCGGCCAACCGTGTCGCGCTGGAAGCCTGCGTCGAGGCCCGCAACCAGGGCCGTCAGCTGGAGAAGGAAGGCAAGGAGATCCTTACCGAGGCGGCCAAGAGCAGCCCAGAGCTGAAGGCCGCGATGGAGACCTGGAAGGAAATCAAGTTCGAATTCGACACCGTCGACAAGCTGGACGTTGCCCACAAGTAA
- a CDS encoding LysR family transcriptional regulator gives MHLTLRQIQVFEAVARHLSFTRAAEELHLTQPAVSMQVKQLEDNLGLPLFEQVGKRIFLTEAGQEMFDYGRRISGLVKEAGDVIATLKGGQRGHLNISVATTANYFTTRLLADFSHRFEGVTVSLDVTNRESLLRQLENNETDLVIMGEPPSGMDLEALAFMENPLVIVASPEHPLASRRNIPLQDLAEETFVVRELGSGTRGAIERFFALHGMPLPTGMEMSSNEAIKQAVEAGLGLGIISIHTAALELETGRLVTLDVEDFPIIRHWYLVFRKGKRLSPVALAFRAFVLDEARGYAKSLIPARPQA, from the coding sequence ATGCATCTCACCCTACGTCAGATTCAGGTTTTCGAGGCGGTGGCACGGCATCTGAGCTTCACCCGTGCGGCGGAGGAGCTGCATCTCACCCAGCCCGCGGTCTCCATGCAGGTCAAGCAGCTGGAGGACAATCTCGGCCTGCCGCTGTTCGAGCAGGTCGGCAAACGCATCTTTCTCACCGAGGCCGGTCAGGAAATGTTCGACTATGGCCGGCGCATCTCCGGTCTGGTCAAAGAGGCCGGCGACGTCATCGCCACCCTCAAGGGCGGGCAGCGCGGCCACCTCAATATCTCGGTGGCGACCACGGCCAATTACTTCACCACCCGCCTGCTGGCGGATTTCTCCCACCGCTTCGAAGGCGTCACGGTCAGCCTGGACGTCACCAACCGGGAAAGCCTGTTGCGGCAGCTGGAGAACAACGAAACCGACCTCGTCATCATGGGCGAACCGCCGTCCGGCATGGATCTGGAGGCCCTCGCCTTCATGGAAAACCCGCTGGTAATCGTCGCCTCTCCCGAACACCCGCTGGCCTCACGCCGCAACATTCCGTTGCAGGACCTCGCCGAGGAAACCTTCGTGGTGCGCGAACTGGGTTCGGGAACGCGGGGTGCGATCGAGCGGTTTTTCGCCCTTCACGGTATGCCCCTGCCGACCGGGATGGAGATGAGCAGTAACGAGGCCATCAAACAGGCGGTCGAAGCCGGTCTCGGTCTCGGCATCATCTCCATTCATACCGCCGCGCTGGAACTGGAAACCGGACGACTCGTCACGCTGGATGTGGAGGACTTCCCGATTATCCGCCACTGGTATCTGGTGTTCCGCAAGGGCAAGCGCCTGTCCCCGGTGGCGCTGGCGTTCCGCGCCTTTGTCCTGGACGAGGCCCGCGGTTACGCCAAGTCCCTCATACCGGCACGCCCGCAGGCGTGA
- the purE gene encoding 5-(carboxyamino)imidazole ribonucleotide mutase: MAGHPLVGVVMGSDSDWFVMRHAVEQLEHFGVPHEYRVVSAHRTPDLLFEYAENAASRGLRCLIAGAGGAAHLPGMLAAKTALPVLGVPVPTRYLKGQDSLFSIVQMPKGVPVATFAIGEAGAANAGLFAVSILAGEDKALAERLHGFRQALRDSVLGMQLPPAE; this comes from the coding sequence ATGGCGGGGCACCCTCTGGTCGGTGTAGTGATGGGCTCGGACAGCGATTGGTTCGTGATGCGCCATGCGGTCGAGCAGCTCGAACACTTCGGCGTGCCGCATGAATACCGGGTGGTTTCCGCGCATCGCACGCCCGATCTGCTGTTCGAGTACGCCGAGAATGCGGCCTCGCGCGGCCTGCGTTGCCTGATCGCGGGCGCCGGCGGCGCCGCGCATCTGCCCGGCATGCTCGCGGCCAAGACCGCGCTGCCCGTCCTCGGGGTGCCCGTGCCGACGCGTTATCTCAAGGGGCAGGATTCGCTGTTCTCCATCGTGCAAATGCCCAAGGGCGTGCCGGTGGCGACCTTTGCCATCGGCGAGGCCGGCGCGGCGAACGCCGGCTTGTTCGCCGTCTCCATCCTGGCCGGCGAGGACAAGGCGCTCGCCGAGCGTCTGCACGGTTTCAGGCAGGCGCTGCGCGACAGCGTGCTGGGCATGCAGCTGCCGCCGGCGGAATGA